Within the Streptomyces sp. NBC_00353 genome, the region TGTCGGGGTGATAGGGGCCGACGACGAGGCTGAGGGTCTCGATGAACAGTGCGGTGGCCTCGATGCCCGGGTGATGGGCGCCCAGGAAGGCGATGCCGAGATCAATCCGATCGCCGAGCAGGTCGGCTTCGATGCGGGTCTGGGGCATCTCTCGCACGTCCAAGGTGATGCCCGGATAGCGGGCATAGAAGTCGGCGACGAGGGGGCCCGTGAGGTAGGCCGTAAAGGTAGGGGTGACAGCGAGGCGTAGGTGCCCACGGGAGAGGTTCTGCACGTCCAGCACCGCCTGCTCGCCGGCCGCAAGGTCCTGTAGCGCGCGCTGGGCGTAATGGGCGTAAGCGGTCCCGGCGTCAGTGAGGCGTACTGTGCGGCCAGTACGGTCCAACAACTGGACACCGAGGGCTTTTTCCAGCTGCCGGACCTGCTGAGACAGGGTGGGTTGCGAGATGCGCAGGCCCTCGGCGGCGCGGGTGAAGTTCCCGTGCTCGGCCACTGCGAGCAGGTATCGCAGATGGCGCAGTTCAGGCTTCACACCCATCATTATAGATGCGGTCGATGGAACTCAGTGGTAATGAGTCTTGGACGCTATAAGGGCAGCTCGTGCACAGTGAATGGGGTAGACCTCATCGGCAAACCACCGGAAGGAGCACGGCATGCGTCATCTCGCCGAGGGCATCACCCGCTTTCAGCGGGAGGTCTTCCCCGCCAAGGCAGGGCTCCTCGCTCAGCTGGCCACCACCCACCAGCCCAGCACGCTGTTCATCGGCTGCTCTGACGCCCGTGTCATCCCCGAGCTGATCACCCAGGCCGATCCCGGCGAGCTGTTCGTCATCCGCACTGCCGGCAACCTCGTCCCCCTCTACACCTCCGGCGCCGACGGCATCGTCGCCAGCATCGAGTACGCCATTGCCGTCCTGGGAGTGAAGGACATTATTGTCTGTGGACACTCAGCATGCGGTGCAATGACCGCTCTCGCCCAAGGCCATGACCTGACCGACACCCCGGCCATCGCCGACTGGCTGCGCCAAGCGGCTGCCGCCCGGGACCTCAACGCACCCGCCGGAAGCAGGCAGACAGTCGCCGCATTGGTACGGGAAAACGTCGCCGTCCAGCTGGCGAATCTGGCCACACACCCCTCGGTGGCTCATGCGCTGGCCAAGGACAGTGTGCGGTTGCACGGCTGGGTCTTCGACATCCCAACTGGAACCGTCGAGGAACTCGACGCCGGGCCGCACCGCTCCCTCGTGGCCTGACCCCCCGGCCCAGTCTGGCCGATCCACGGGACCATTTCTTCCGCTCTTCGCACTTTCATGGGGGGACCGACTGAAAGGAAGCAACGTCATGATGCACGCCCAACTCGACAACACCGCCCGCCAGCAGCTCGCGGTCACCGCGGTCGAAGCCAAGACCCGCAAGGACCTCACCTGGCAGCAGATCGCAGACGCTGCCGGCCTGTCCGTGGCGTTCGTCACGGCCGCCATCCTCGGCCAGCACGCGCTGCCGGAGAAGTCGGCCGAGGCCGTCGCCGAACTCCTTGGCCTCGACGACGATGCGGTGACACTGCTGCGCAGCATTCCCACTCGCGGCTCCATCGAGGGCGGCATTCCCACCGACCCGACGATCTACCGTTTCTACGAGATGATCCAGGTTTACGGCACCACGCTCAAGGCCCTGATCCACGAGCAGTTCGGTGACGGCATCATCTCCGCGATCAACTTCAAGCTCGACGTAAAGAAGATCGCCGATCCCGAGGGAGGCGAGCGCGCCGTGATCACCCTGGACGGCAAGTACTTGCCCACTAAGCCCTTCTAGTGTCGCCTGCGCCGGAAATCACGGACTTAGTCTCTTGCTGGTTTTCAGTGGCTCGTGGAGTCACCTTGCTGAGGTAGTCGGCGAGGGATTTGAGGATCTCGTCGGCTGCCTTGGTCCAGGTGAAGGGCCTAGGGCCTCCACCGCCTTCCCGGTGCGTCGTTCCGGCCAGGTGTCGGAGAGCGACGGCGCAGGTCTGTATTCCTTTATTTAGGAATGTCGAGCCACACTGTCTTTCCTCGACCGTGGGGAGAATTTCCCCACGCGGAGGAAAGGATTTCCACAATGCTTAGCCCCCTTCCGTGCTCCGCCGCGGCGTTCGCCTCGTCGGAGTCGGTGATGGATGTCGGCACTGGAGGCTTGGCGTCGGTGTCACGGACCTCGAAATGAATGCGGTCGGGGTATTCGCGGAGCCATACCTCGACATCGCTGTCGGCGTGAATGAGGGCATTAGTGACGATTTCGGAAGCCATCACTTCCATGTCGTCGGCAAGTCTCTGCAGGTCCCGTCTGAGCAGGTAACTCCTCACGAACCTTCGCACGGACCTCACGCCCTGGATGTCGTGCCTCCGTATAGCCATCCGGTCGACCCTGCGGACCGAGCCGAGAGGATTACCCTCGTATAGAGCGAACAGGAGTGCCATGTCGTCCCGCTGGCGCTCGGGGCGCTTCGACGC harbors:
- a CDS encoding carbonic anhydrase, with the protein product MRHLAEGITRFQREVFPAKAGLLAQLATTHQPSTLFIGCSDARVIPELITQADPGELFVIRTAGNLVPLYTSGADGIVASIEYAIAVLGVKDIIVCGHSACGAMTALAQGHDLTDTPAIADWLRQAAAARDLNAPAGSRQTVAALVRENVAVQLANLATHPSVAHALAKDSVRLHGWVFDIPTGTVEELDAGPHRSLVA
- the cynS gene encoding cyanase produces the protein MMHAQLDNTARQQLAVTAVEAKTRKDLTWQQIADAAGLSVAFVTAAILGQHALPEKSAEAVAELLGLDDDAVTLLRSIPTRGSIEGGIPTDPTIYRFYEMIQVYGTTLKALIHEQFGDGIISAINFKLDVKKIADPEGGERAVITLDGKYLPTKPF
- the cynR gene encoding transcriptional regulator CynR; this translates as MKPELRHLRYLLAVAEHGNFTRAAEGLRISQPTLSQQVRQLEKALGVQLLDRTGRTVRLTDAGTAYAHYAQRALQDLAAGEQAVLDVQNLSRGHLRLAVTPTFTAYLTGPLVADFYARYPGITLDVREMPQTRIEADLLGDRIDLGIAFLGAHHPGIEATALFIETLSLVVGPYHPDIQRRGPLPITDLRERHLALLSGDFATRQHIDQHLAEHHVQPRIALEANSINALTEIVTRTPLATVLPDAITRGHPHLAPIPLSPALPSRTVTLLHRESTYQSAAARAFTSRATNWAHAHGFNLF